DNA sequence from the Miscanthus floridulus cultivar M001 unplaced genomic scaffold, ASM1932011v1 fs_207_1_2, whole genome shotgun sequence genome:
gcgggcgatcTCGGCGTCGACGATGCCGAGGAGCACCCTGGCGAGGTCCTCGAAGCCGGCCCACCCGCGGACGGCGGCGGCAGGcggcgaggccgtgatgaggtcGCACACGGGGTGCCCGGCCCGCGGCATCACGTAGTCACCCTCCCGTAGCTTCAGCGACGGGCAGTAGTCGCCCCGGCCGTCGCCCAGGTACACCACGGCCCTCCTCCGCCTCTGCGTCTTCGCCGAGCCGGCCGCCGAGGCTGCGGCGGcagctgcttcttcttcttcttggcggaGGATCCTCTCCATCACCTTACCCTGAACGAAAGCAAGTGACATATATGATGGGCGTCAAGAGCACGCATCTGTGGAGTTTGGACGGTGGTGCGTACGTGGGTCAGCAGTGATCACCTTGCACATGTTGGGCGGGCAGGTCGGGAGCGCGCACCCGTGGCCGTGTGCGCCGGCGCCGAAGTCGTGGTAGGGGCGGATCCTGAGGCGGCCGGCGGCGTCGACGTGGGCCGGGTTGGTGTCGGTGCCGGAGAAGTAGGCGGCCAGGCCGTGGTGCGCGAGGATGGCGTCGATGAAGAAGGCGTTGGCGTCGCTCAGGATGCGCAGTTCGCAcctgcacgcaccaagcagaggATCTGGAGAGGATCAAGAAAGAACTGTCGGCCATGCGGCCATGCGCAGCGCAGGCCGGCAGGCAGCACGTAACGCGTACCCGAGGGCGTAGGCGGTTTTGATGGCGGCGACGGCGTGCGGGGACAGCGGCGCCGTTGTGAGGCTGCCCCTGATGTCCTCCGCCGTCTTGCCCTCCGAGTGCAGCTCGCCCATCATCGCATCCTGCAGCCAAGCCAGGTGGATCGATCGGTGAATCGCAACTGTTCAGTCTCCTTTCTTCAGTGATGGATTGACAAATCAAACGACGACGATTCGAAATCCGAGAAAACAGAGCATGCAGGCGGGATTGTGCAGCCAGTAGCGGGCGGCTCTTACGATGGCGTGGTTCCAGGGGAGGTGGCGGAGGAGCTCGTCGAACCGGCTGGTCGCGCCGAGGGCGTCGACGACCCAGTTGTCGCTGTCGCAGTCGACGATGGTCTTGTCGAAGTCGAACACCACCAGAGGGGCGCCGTTGCTCGCCGCCATTTATTGTTCAGACTTCAGAGCGAGCAGAGGAAAACGATCGAGAGCTGGGACTGAGACGAGAGCTTGCTCTGAGGCTGATCGAGCGCGGATCCGTTGGACCGATGCATTTATAGGGAAGCTAGCTAGGCGATGTAGCTCTAGCACCCATGGGCCATGGCAGCATGACGACGCGGCCGGAATTGGCGGATGCAACACGTATGCAGGACGTTACGCAGGGGAGACGGCACCGTGCCCTTCCTTAATGCGCTCTGATGGCGTCAAATGCAAGGCCTAATTCTGCTTTTGGCCTTGAGATGGCCGGGTGCACACCACAAATCCAGGTATCCGTCGACCGAATCGATCCTGTTCTTGGGAATATTCCGATCGAGAGCCCACGAGTGTTTAGTACTTTGTTTAGTTTGTTTCTTGCTCCACTGCTTTAGTAATTAGCGCAATTGCTTTTTGATTAATGCTGAAAGCTTTCCCGCCACCGCTTGCAGTGGAGGCGGTTACAACGGCCCTTGCGTTGCGTACGTGTGCGTGGCAGACTGGCATACAGTCCCAGATTTCAGGGGAAAGGCCGCAACACGGCTGTCGTGCATTGGCAGTTGCATGTTGCACCTGCACATATAGGAGACGGTGGTGGCCAGCTGGTACCTAAGCTAAGCTTTGACGACGTCTGACGTCTCCGACAGCAAGAGCTAGCTCTCCGGCGGGCACCCTGCCGGCCGCAAGCCACGCGTGCGTCTGCAGTCATGCATATGCATGGCTTCGCCAATGTGTCGTCCTCCGTCGGCAACACGGATGCTAGCTCCTGCGCAGCAGAGTCAAAACTGGAAACAACTGCATGCATGCGACCTGGGTAGCGCCGGCGGGCCGCCAGTCATCCAGTGGACCACAGTCATCAGATaagtaagcccttgtttagttcgcgaaaacttttcccaaaaagtgctacagtatccatcacaccgaatcttacgatatgtgcatggagcattaaatatagatgaaaacaaaaaccaattgcacagtttggttgaaaattgcgagacgaacgttttgaacctaattagtccatgattgaacactaattgccaaataaaaacgaaagtgctacagtagcccaaattcctaaatttcgcgaactaaacaagggctaatatatacaaggccttgtttagttggccggAATCGACGCCCCCGAAATTAGTGTAGATTATTGTAgcattcgtttgtatttggtaataattgtccaatcgttgtttaattaggctcaaaacgttcatctcgcaaagtataaccaaactgtgcaattagtttttgatttcgtcaacatttatgtatttggtaataattgtccaatcgttgcctaattaggctcaaaacgttcgtctcgcaaagtacaaccaaactgtgcaattaatttttgatttcgtcaacatttagtactccatgcatgtaccgcaagtttgatgtgacggagaatcttctttttgcatagtgccaaaatttggattttggtggaAAATAAACATGGCCCAAGAACCAAATCAGTACGTCTTTTGTTAGGTTTAATCAGCACGCCTGTACGTGGCAAGCACCCATCTCTTGTGTGGGCCTCGATTGCATGATGATTCGTGAGGAACTGATGCCATTATACCGCGGATCCATCCATCAGGTGGTTCCATCATATCAGAGTTTCTGATTCGGTTCATCATTAACCAAATGTCAAAACTGAAGCTGTGCCGTAGTGGAATAGGACAGACAGTACGTTTCAAGAGGATATAACAGCCACCAGACAACTAGTAGCTAGCCCCGTTATTTGAGTAGGATCAAAGGGATGTTGTGGCAATATAATAATAACGGCAACCCACAAAATAGAATAGTTGGAACAACAAAGCAAATATGGAAAAATTCCCTATTTGTAGCCCTTCGAAACAAAGGTTTGGGTTGTTATAAATTCTATTCTATGAAATCCCTATAGAATGGTTTGTCTCGTAAGAAATTTGGAGGAATCCTATCGGTGTGTACTGTGACCTATAAATGTGTGTTTGGGCTAGCGTCCCGAACGGATATCGTGTCCGCACGCTGCTCCCGTCCGTTACCTCCCACCGCATCCCACCACCCGAATCCACATCCCATCCAGCGTCCGGCGTCCTCGTGTCCGGACGTCGCACCGCGCACCCACGCCCATCCCGCATCCCAGCAGCCCATCTCGCACCCACGCCCATTCCCAGGTCCCACGTGGGTCCCGTCACGTGCCCTGCCTACGGATGCACGCCGCGGAGGCGTCTGTTGGTCACAGGTGCCCGCACGGTGACTCACGACGGCACCTCCCAGCACTAGCAGGCAACTGTCCGCCAGCCACGCCGGCGTCATTGAAACATGTGCTCTcccagatctacttttaaaacattaaaataaaatacttgcaacatacgtctgaaacagatgaaacacttgaaatatacgcttgaaacatgtgtgttcagccatagcaacatatgcaacatcgagacctacttttgcaacatccagataaaacacttgcaacatgagtttgaaacatctaaaacacttgaaacgtgCGTACagagctgtaacaccccggtgttaagcctacatttaggcactgcaaatcatgcatagcatgcatcataaagcacattaatcatacatgcctaatcatgtaaataacaattgaaacactgtttcgaaacatatgaaacgtgttgtgaaacctgaatattgcatacctttgttagaattgttttgccctgattttgtttgctcggttagtaaaacatgtttggatatcatggtaaatcatctaaagatgtttagttcaatttttggagcaaggtctgtattcaaattaattcaaaatttggcttcaaaataaATTcctaaaaattagggttttgagttagatttggactttgaatttacaattcaaaatctagaaagaatttggctttggtcataaaagcaaagttgtagagaattaaattctaaacaactttcatttttggtatattttcaaaagaggtcattttcttactcaaaataatatttgaaagagggcatttaaaaatttcttgaaaatataattgaAAAGGACTTTTTCTCCttcgtgggccgccgcctcgcttctggcccacggccgaagccggcccagcgcgccagcgaACCCGCCCGCGCACGCCAGCCCACCTCGCGCGCCAGCCCACGCGTCCCCGCCTGCCGCGCGTGTCCCGCCTCGGCCCAGCTCCCGCGCTGGCCCGCTCGTCCGGCCTGCTTCGCGTGCGCCGcgcccgtcgccgcgccacgccctcGACCGCGTCAGggcttgcccgccgcgtggcgccacccgtcgacgGTGGCCTGACACCGCGTCCACGCGCCGCGGCAGCTCTGGCACTGCTGGCCACTGCTTAAGCTACCGCAGAGCTCGCCCGGCATCGCATTTCCTGCTCCTCCCTTCGTCTCTCTCTCGGACAGCAGCAACGCGCACgcccgccatcgccaccgcgcgcCGCACCTTGTCGGAGCTCGCTCGCCCGGCCATCACAGCTCGCCGGTGACCACTCCGTCTCGCCTAAAGCTCCGCCGTCACCCTGCGCACCCCGTGCTCTCGCTACTTCGCCGTGGTAAACATCCCGTCCTTGGTAATTGCTCGCCGGAGCACGGCTGAGCTTGCTGGTGGGCTCCGCTCCCGTGGATTCCCCCTTTCCGCTCCTCTTCCCGCCTTTACTTCGCGCGCACAAGCACCGCACGGCGACGTTGAGTCTCCCGAGCGCCTCCTTTCACcatgccgtggccggagatgctCCACCGGCGACGACCCGTgccgccgctccaccattgccGTCGCCGAGCCTCTCTCCCCTGCACCGCCCCTCCCTGTTCACCCCTAGCTGACGCAGTTTACCATGGAGAGCACGTTGGTGCCCTTCGTTTCGCCggggacctcgccgtcggcgagagccgGCCGGTCAACGACGGCCCTGCCTTGGCTCCGGCTGACGCGTGGGTCTGGCTTGACCGCAGGTCCCGCATGGCAGCCCCTCTGGGTgtgcagcaccgggtgcacccagcagtTTTGTCAGTTAATTTTTAAAAGGgtttaagaaatgatttttagaATTCTGTTTAAGTGCTTTAGAAAATggttgtgtactcattttggctccaaatctgttggaacaaattttgctaggttccttatcatcagatctacttgggaaaattattgcatgtcatttttgggatacttttccgtaggattttatttaatcatgtatattgctgataacttcaaaaatgtgtagaaaaatctataggcttcagaaaaatatgattccaagtttgttaatctttttatgtcatgtacttcctaggaaaaatatgtttcatgcatgtgctatgggaaaattttgaggtgtagttcaagtacctttaatggctgatttttgttatttttgctagagagcaaactttgtgtaaaacatgcatgtgataatttttggacagtcattatatgctatgaagaacctaggaaaaatattaattctattgtttgacacttttcaaagtacaaagtaatttcatgctcatttttatgctatagcttgtcatttttgtgtaggatagtttacttatccaaatgccatgaaattcttatggtagtttgtttaggatagtattatgctactgtaattttctcagatttttaggagcatcagaaatatatgttgctattcaaacctattattaattagggtttaagcaagtgttgctttaagtgtgattaagaaattagtaaagctttggtgtatctttgaagcatttcataagatatgttgacttaacatattagtagtagaaaagaatgcagtagatgacatgtgcttgtagtatagtttcttggatgatgttgactaccttgcatttaaacatatccattgcattcatctccttagaTGCACCGTTTgtataatcacttacgcgcattgcatcatataggatcacaaaccgagaacccagtcatcatacccgaggagcccgaggagcagctcgaggtgcagcagcaggaagtgccagaagtcgacgaggaggacgttgaagaactttcggagtgccccgatcaccgtccgagctctttcaagagaggcaagccccggagcatttttctcccggtttgcgattatttaattaaatgctttactttaattgatgcattacgttcaggagttgtttgcaaccgttgctgcattataccttgtctacctttgttatactatatccttgtaccctagtatccgcagtcaagtcaatgcttagctggcttagaccagtagaagtcaggtgattttctgtcacctgcgagctataggtggttacctagatctgcttggatgactatgaagtcatggtataactaagtgttaaatgaagttgagaccggacagagacttgcagagttttggactgtagtgttttccgtctgtgtcgattaaggaccgaccgttgttgggcctcgagtcatgttgaacgcatgccttacatttagctggccgaataaagtaccttccgaccgcgaagctgggagattttttgggccgagtagattgcccgcaacgcactgtgccggagcaggtgtggtaggacacgggggcgggatgataagaccaaagtgcagtcggtcggcccccgggtacatgtggttcctggcaaactcgagattcctagaaagttgactcggtgatcaatatctcactttagcgggtgagtgaggtttgtgtaaggaataaatcaccagctggttaggaatcgattcgaatcgccatcgctcctggatagtgagcacttgacttgagttacttcattgtagtaaatgtttatagaacacttggacagttataatgaatatgacagtatggaagttgtttaatgatcattggttatcattatctgcttaatcacatatttactctagtataggtgcaaatctagtcaacaggttaataataattaacttggcaataatgcttttagaaaggttattgaaatgctaaaaatgcttctttttgcaaatgagtcagctaccctactataaagcccttcataatccttggtgtcatttatttttggttatgtcgggtaagtctagctgagtaccttctcgtactcagggttttattcccacttgttgcagatgggcagatgtattacggctactgtatcaactgcctttatcctgtgatgggtgatgcttaggaccatgggcatggtcattccttacgtctcacctgatgcttttgttggagatgatcattcgctggcactatatttcaactccgcgtgagtgtgtgtggtttgaacaaatgatttccgctacttttattcgaactggttgtaataactatgtttaaacccTAATATATctgtgatgcaaacttttatgtaatttgtgatggtgaccgctaaacttattacgatcatggctgggacacgagttggtttgaaatccttcgtgatttcacggactaccgggttatacgggcttaagtttgttcaatcgtctgctctggtggatgattttcttacttaatttcgtataattggtcggttctgtcacagctggtatcagagcatggtttagcgtgttactgttcactagtgtatttaaaacaaaaaggcatttggaaaacatgatttttaaaactataaagtgtgccagtgatcatatcctttatgcccagttaaggaccttaggtggcttaattaagtactgactggggttcttgcatcatatttctctttcgttgctcatacggcgtgctattgtatgagtgccacttgtttgagtggtaatgtatggatcatttgcctctatgcctcagtaagtgtgagttgtgagagcatgatcggatacaccaccgatctagggtgaatgcttatacgatgctggagtaattacatgttctacacatgttttacaaaggtatctcatgaatgggtcttccgtctgttgaggcgatgccgtcagtaggacgatggttcggatagttactaccattgtacacgtatctggagattcatgtagagcgtgtagataaaactttactgcttttatgcattcattgggaattgggctaaaatgaatcttctataggtacataacaacgctatcgtgtagaacgtattagctacgtattgagacatcgttgtatgccaccgaattcgtcgttagaaattatttatttcctaagtttgtgagaacgtacgacacgtgcctacatcatgttacttgtgcatctcattcatctcatgcattcctccccttataaattgattatctcattttgataaaagatgtatcaccaaaaatatgtttccctgaggtaataaaagaacttttgctacagatggcccgcacgaagcagaccgcccgtaagtccaccggaggaagagcaccccgacgtccgttggccctaagggagcaccgcaccacagacaccttcttgagcgagtttggcatgccaactttgctttggagagtgctccatgatgtggggtacccagagggtcaagagccggtgtactcatggaatgagagccagttagcagaggatggacttgcagtggtggagatcacggttcctgctctcggtgatgctccggattgggatggttggcatttggagtttgagggtcacactccagctgagggtgcagagggagcagccttccatgtcatcagggacatcatgagcagatttcccagtgagcttgcagcagctctggccggtacttttcctagggatgatcctcgtgatgccatttgggttcagcctcagggaagcgcattggtcagaggtccagctgaaggacaggctagcgacaactaggcaatgagtgctatgttcgccgccatcagagcatatgagggtctcgagagtacc
Encoded proteins:
- the LOC136530794 gene encoding inorganic pyrophosphatase 2-like; amino-acid sequence: MAASNGAPLVVFDFDKTIVDCDSDNWVVDALGATSRFDELLRHLPWNHAIDAMMGELHSEGKTAEDIRGSLTTAPLSPHAVAAIKTAYALGCELRILSDANAFFIDAILAHHGLAAYFSGTDTNPAHVDAAGRLRIRPYHDFGAGAHGHGCALPTCPPNMCKGKVMERILRQEEEEAAAAAASAAGSAKTQRRRRAVVYLGDGRGDYCPSLKLREGDYVMPRAGHPVCDLITASPPAAAVRGWAGFEDLARVLLGIVDAEIARAAAAEEEDAGAAVAGVGVGVVVVPADCRALPLPARQEALMPQAVRVPN